A DNA window from Schistocerca gregaria isolate iqSchGreg1 chromosome 2, iqSchGreg1.2, whole genome shotgun sequence contains the following coding sequences:
- the LOC126335280 gene encoding COX assembly mitochondrial protein homolog isoform X2, with protein sequence MEKLVEADLGEDQFGFHRNVGTREAILTLRLILEETLRKGDPNDKSLRKVEVEVLIPKKMREKAKTDKCAKEVEDFNKCCKESSLSMVIKCRKENDALRDCLTRWYQDEDFKRECQEEYLSERSEFRRTGISPKYKKQVEQHSV encoded by the exons atggaaaaactggtagaagccgacctcggggaagatcagtttggattccatagaaatgttggaacacgtgaggcaatactgactctacgacttatcttagaagaaacattaaggaaag gTGACCCCAATGACAAGTCATTGAGAAAAGTGGAGGTAGAGGTACTCATACCAAAAAAAATGAGAGAGAAGGCCAAGACTGACAAGTGTGCAAAAGAGGTTGAAG ACTTCAACAAATGTTGCAAGGAGTCCAGCTTATCAATGGTCATCAAGTGTCGCAAGGAGAATGATGCCCTGAGGGACTGTCTGACAAGGTGGTATCAAGATGAAGATTTCAAAAGAGAATGCCAGGAGGAATATTTGTCAGAGAGAAGTGAATTTCGAAGGACAGGCATTAGCCCAAAATACAAAAAACAAGTGGAACAGCATTCAGTGTAG